The Cucumis melo cultivar AY chromosome 5, USDA_Cmelo_AY_1.0, whole genome shotgun sequence genome has a segment encoding these proteins:
- the LOC103491656 gene encoding CRC domain-containing protein TSO1 produces MEDSTPKKKPAKLPPNLSKFEDSPVFNFINSLSPIKPVKSIHITQTFNSISFPSLPVFTSPPQHHFSPLKSPKRPNFSNPSRSPPPVSKNEGGAVIIMDQLLEIFVPEIPTASTPVIPPQETVDSDAGEVVVFRCPISTEAREQEDEALFQNDCVLDTIEENKLLSNLQSGNMRRRCLDFEMAGNPNSATVEARAGDASIPVSSSSSSSSLRRTLPGIGLHLNSLAATLKNSDSDNLCSDSQPSLPSSSASIFASNSTRDQLLLASSTPDSENPPQESANLTGEELNQINPKKNWKLMENAGIGACKRCNCKKSRCLKLYCECFAAGVYCIEPCSCQDCFNKPIHEAMVLETRRQIESRNPLAFAPKVIMNSDSVSELGDDSNKTPASARHKRGCNCKKSGCLKKYCECYQGGVGCSINCRCEGCKNAFGRKDESALIGTEIEQEEEGREHCQKTIDIQSDEDQQNPSNAAPSTPLGPNRSLIPFPFQLKRRLPSFLNDESSSRLSVRFKLEKHGITQTEPKFEKTPCEDVTPETLCNGCPSITDVKSVSPNSKRVTLPPPQADFRPLPSTRIGRKLILQSIPSFPSLTNQNSGINGPSEL; encoded by the exons ATGGAGGATTCCACTCCCAAGAAGAAACCCGCCAAACTTCCTCCCAATCTCTCCAAGTTCGAG GATTCACCAGTTTTCAACTTCATAAACAGTCTATCACCCATAAAGCCAGTTAAATCCATTCACATTACTCAAACATTCAACTCCATTTCTTTCCCTTCCCTTCCAGTTTTCACTTCCCCACCACAACACCATTTCAGTCCTCTCAAGTCCCCGAAAAG GCCGAATTTTTCGAACCCATCGAGATCCCCGCCTCCAGTTTCTAAAAATGAAGGAGGAGCGGTTATTATAATGGATCAGTTACTGGAGATTTTCGTGCCCGAAATTCCGACGGCCTCAACTCCAGTAATTCCGCCACAGGAAACGGTTGATTCCGATGCCGGCGAGGTTGTGGTATTTCGTTGTCCGATTAGCACTGAAGCTAGGGAGCAAGAAGATGAGGCCTTGTTTCAAAACGACTGCGTTTTGGATACAATAGAGGAAAACAAG CTTCTGTCTAACCTACAAAGCGGGAACATGCGGAGGAGATGCCTAGATTTCGAAATGGCGGGAAACCCCAATTCGGCGACGGTGGAGGCGAGGGCCGGCGACGCTTCAATCCccgtttcttcttcttcttcttcttcgtcatTGCGACGCACTCTGCCTGGTATCGGTTTGCACTTGAATTCTCTTGCAGCCACTTTGAAGAACTCCGATTCAGACAATCTGTGTTCCGATAGCCAGCCGAGTCTTCCCAGCTCCTCTGCTTCCATTTTTGCCTCAAATTCCACTCGAGATCAACTCTTGTTGGCTTCATCCACTCCTGATAGTGAAAACCCTCCTCAAGAATCTGCCAATCTGACTGGAGAAGAACTCAATCAGATCAACCCTAAAAAGAATTG GAAATTGATGGAAAATGCTGGAATTGGGGCGTGTAAACGTTGCAACTGTAAGAAATCTAGGTGCCTGAAGCT ATATTGTGAATGCTTTGCTGCTGGCGTGTATTGCATTGAACCGTGTTCATGTCAAGACTGCTTCAACAAACCGATACATGAAGCGATGGTTCTTGAGACTCGCAGGCAGATTGAATCTCGCAATCCACTTGCATTTGCTCCTAAAGTGATCATGAACAGTGATTCGGTTTCTGAACTTGGG GATGACTCAAACAAAACTCCAGCTTCTGCTCGACATAAACGAGGATGCAACTGTAAGAAATCAGGTTGCTTGAAAAAATACTGCGAGTGTTATCAG GGCGGCGTTGGATGCTCCATCAACTGCAGATGTGAAGGTTGTAAAAATGCATTTGGGAGGAAAGACG AATCAGCTCTAATAGGAACCGAAATCGAACAAGAGGAAGAAGGCAGAGAACACTGCCAAAAAACCATAGATATACAGAGCGATGAAGATCAGCAGAACCCAAGCAATGCTGCTCCCTCGACACCACTAGGACCAAACAG ATCATTgattccatttccattccaacTGAAGAGGAGACTTCCATCTTTCCTCAATGACGAGTCGTCCTCTAGATTGAGTGTTCGATTCAAACTCGAGAAGCACGGCATCACTCAAACAGAGCCCAAGTTTGAGAAAACACCCTGTGAGGATGTGACGCCAGAAACACTTTGTAATGGTTGCCCTTCTATCACAGACGTTAAGAGTGTTTCTCCCAACAGTAAGAGGGTTACTCTACCACCACCACAGGCCGATTTCAGGCCACTGCCCTCGACTAGAATCGGTCGGAAACTGATACTGCAGTCCATACCGTCTTTCCCTTCTCTCACTAATCAAAACTCAGGAATAAATGGACCCAGTGAACTGTAA
- the LOC103491242 gene encoding uncharacterized protein LOC103491242, translated as MGWKAAEKLIRHWKILRGDNVMIIRGKDKGETGVIKRVIRTQNRVIVEGKNLVKKHIKQGQGHEGGIFTVEAPLHVSNVQVIDPVTGKPCKVGYRYLEDGSKVRVSRGLEASGSIIPRPEILKIRTSPRPTVAGPKDTPMDVVLEKTYDPKTGKGMPEL; from the exons ATGGGTTGGAAGGCTGCTGAAAAGCTTATTAGGCACTGGAAAATTCTTAGAGGAGATAAT GTGATGATCATTAGAGGCAAGGATAAAGGAGAAACTGGTGTAATTAAGCGTGTTATTCGCACTCAAAATCGTGTTATTGTTGAGGGAAAAAATCTG GTGAAAAAACACATTAAACAAGGACAAGGTCATGAAGGTGGAATCTTTACAGTTGAAGCTCCCCTCCATGTGTCGAATGTCCAAGTTATTGATCCAGTAACAGG GAAGCCTTGTAAGGTTGGTTATAGATATCTTGAAGATGGTTCTAAGGTACGAGTTTCAAGAGGATTGGAAGCCTCTGGATCTATAATTCCTCGTCCGGAGATCTTAAAGATAAGGACTAGCCCGAGACCTACAGTTG CTGGCCCCAAGGATACTCCAATGGATGTGGTGCTGGAGAAAACTTATGATCCTAAAACAGGGAAGGGCATGCCTGAACTTTAA